The proteins below come from a single Timaviella obliquedivisa GSE-PSE-MK23-08B genomic window:
- a CDS encoding Uma2 family endonuclease, translating to MTQTPLQSQQPALIPAKITLEQYHRIVEAGILDNCRVELLNGVIVEMSPEGTPHASDSSRAGEFLVRLLGEQAHVRFAKPITLPNGSEPEPDLAIAERVEDYYRSHHPYPEDIFWVIEYSNTSLEKDLNIKADIYAEVNIREYWVVNLKDMKLIVFRDPLNGKYQSQQVMSESHIQPLAFPNVLIPVHQLLR from the coding sequence ATGACCCAAACGCCATTACAATCACAACAACCTGCACTTATTCCTGCAAAAATCACTCTAGAGCAATATCACCGCATTGTAGAAGCAGGAATTCTGGATAATTGCCGAGTTGAACTATTGAACGGAGTTATTGTTGAAATGTCCCCAGAAGGAACACCCCATGCGAGTGATTCGAGTCGGGCAGGAGAATTTTTAGTTAGACTCCTGGGAGAACAAGCTCATGTCAGATTTGCTAAACCGATTACTCTACCCAACGGCTCAGAACCAGAACCCGATTTGGCGATCGCAGAACGAGTCGAGGATTATTACCGGAGTCATCACCCTTATCCAGAAGATATATTTTGGGTGATTGAGTATTCCAACACCAGCTTAGAAAAAGATCTAAACATCAAAGCAGATATCTACGCAGAAGTAAACATTCGTGAATACTGGGTAGTAAATCTTAAAGACATGAAGCTGATTGTGTTTCGTGACCCCCTAAACGGAAAGTACCAATCTCAGCAGGTGATGAGCGAAAGTCATATCCAGCCGTTAGCATTTCCCAATGTTTTGATCCCAGTGCATCAACTTTTGCGATAG
- a CDS encoding type II toxin-antitoxin system HicA family toxin, with protein sequence MSRLPIVNFQTMEKLLLKLGFEAVRQKGSHAFYRHPDGRTTTLPKHKGTRSFPSS encoded by the coding sequence ATGAGCCGACTGCCCATCGTCAATTTTCAAACGATGGAAAAACTTCTGCTGAAACTAGGATTTGAGGCAGTCAGACAAAAAGGCAGTCATGCATTTTATCGACATCCAGACGGCAGAACGACAACACTTCCAAAACACAAAGGGACGAGATCTTTCCCGTCCTCTTGA
- a CDS encoding type II toxin-antitoxin system HicB family antitoxin, whose amino-acid sequence MQVFSAYVEYDPDTKLYVGIVPGVAGAHTQATSLDELQGNLKEVLELCLEEYGHDPNLPRFVGIQQIEVGV is encoded by the coding sequence ATGCAGGTTTTTAGCGCTTACGTTGAATATGATCCAGATACAAAGCTTTATGTCGGCATTGTTCCTGGAGTTGCCGGAGCACATACGCAAGCAACCAGTTTAGATGAACTGCAAGGCAATCTTAAAGAAGTACTAGAGCTATGTTTGGAAGAGTACGGTCATGATCCGAATCTGCCACGCTTTGTTGGTATTCAACAGATTGAGGTCGGTGTATGA
- a CDS encoding DUF5615 family PIN-like protein, with amino-acid sequence MDEHVHRAITMGLRMRGVDVLTVQEDGRNGVDDLIILDRASELQRVIFSQDSDFLIEANRRQQQGIRFSGVLYAHQKLISIGNCVCDLEIVAQVSKPEDLADKVWYLPL; translated from the coding sequence ATGGACGAACACGTTCACCGGGCAATCACAATGGGTCTGCGGATGCGAGGCGTTGATGTTTTGACTGTTCAGGAAGATGGGCGTAATGGCGTTGATGATCTGATTATCTTAGATCGAGCCTCCGAGCTTCAGCGTGTCATCTTTTCTCAAGACTCTGATTTTCTAATCGAAGCAAATCGCCGCCAACAGCAAGGCATTCGATTTTCTGGAGTTCTTTATGCTCATCAGAAACTCATTTCTATTGGGAATTGCGTTTGTGATCTAGAAATTGTGGCTCAGGTGAGCAAGCCAGAAGATTTAGCAGATAAAGTCTGGTATTTGCCTTTGTAA
- a CDS encoding DUF433 domain-containing protein, with product MAFAATEHKYVQLNERHVPIISGTTMKVIEIIEAQQAYGWSPEEIHFQHPYLTMSQIYSALAYYWDHKQKLDSDIQQRLEHTEQLRQQSGISALAEQLRKNGRLP from the coding sequence ATGGCTTTTGCTGCTACCGAGCATAAATACGTGCAACTCAATGAGCGCCACGTTCCCATTATTTCTGGGACGACAATGAAAGTAATAGAAATCATTGAGGCTCAACAGGCTTACGGTTGGAGTCCTGAAGAAATTCATTTCCAACATCCTTATCTAACCATGAGCCAAATCTACTCTGCCCTAGCTTATTACTGGGATCATAAACAAAAGCTTGATTCTGATATCCAGCAGCGCCTTGAGCACACAGAACAGTTGCGACAACAGTCCGGCATCTCAGCACTCGCCGAACAATTGCGGAAAAACGGACGATTACCATGA
- a CDS encoding helix-turn-helix domain-containing protein, which translates to MIETHLGSNFDDFLTEEGIIAEVETTAIKRVLAFQIAQLMEEKNLSKTEMAKRMNTSRTALDRLLDPQNESATLQTLERAAIALGKQLHIELV; encoded by the coding sequence ATGATTGAAACTCATCTTGGCAGTAACTTTGATGACTTTTTGACAGAGGAAGGAATCATAGCAGAAGTAGAAACAACAGCAATAAAACGAGTCTTAGCATTTCAAATTGCTCAACTCATGGAAGAGAAAAATCTCTCTAAAACTGAAATGGCAAAACGAATGAACACAAGCCGCACAGCATTAGATCGATTACTTGATCCACAAAATGAATCGGCTACCCTGCAAACGCTAGAACGTGCAGCGATCGCCCTAGGAAAGCAGTTACACATCGAATTAGTTTAA
- a CDS encoding type II toxin-antitoxin system RelE/ParE family toxin, producing MGNDGIVLLHGFVKKSQKTSLDDLEIARTRLAKLRGNL from the coding sequence ATGGGTAACGATGGCATAGTGCTTCTACATGGCTTTGTTAAGAAATCACAGAAAACATCGTTGGATGATTTAGAAATAGCGAGAACTAGATTAGCGAAACTACGAGGAAATTTATGA
- a CDS encoding type II toxin-antitoxin system mRNA interferase toxin, RelE/StbE family — MRTVIWEEGFRRAFKRLIKKQPSIQVKVITVLECLADNPFDPSLRTHKLKGELKDLWACTVEYDCRIIFSFQEIVGETESALMMIDIGRHDDVY; from the coding sequence ATGAGAACCGTCATTTGGGAAGAAGGATTTCGCCGTGCGTTCAAACGACTCATTAAGAAGCAACCTTCTATTCAAGTCAAAGTAATTACAGTGCTCGAATGTTTGGCGGACAACCCTTTTGATCCATCTCTCAGAACTCATAAACTTAAAGGAGAGTTAAAGGATTTATGGGCTTGTACTGTCGAATATGACTGTCGAATTATTTTTAGTTTTCAGGAAATAGTAGGTGAAACCGAGAGTGCACTCATGATGATTGATATTGGCAGACATGATGATGTTTACTGA